CGGCTGGTGACGGAAAGCAGGAAGGCCGTCGACCAGCCGAACAGGATCAGCCCGTTGCCCGCCTCGATGGCGCCAAACAGCCGCCACTTGCCGTCGAGCACGACGTCCCCGTAGCCCAGGGTCGTGAAGGTCACAGTCGAAAAATAGAGTGCCGTTTCGAAGTCACTCACGGCACCGATGGCCCAGTAAGCGGCGCCATACAGCCAGATCTCCACCGAATGGATGGCGACCAGTCCCAGGACCACGAACAGGATGACGCCGAGCGGGACGAGGCGGCTTTCGTGCGCCCGGATGCGATGCGCCCGATCGCGCAGCACCCACAAGAGGCCGAGCAGGCCGCCGAGATGGATGGCGA
This DNA window, taken from Reyranella humidisoli, encodes the following:
- a CDS encoding potassium channel family protein, which gives rise to MFANLALATLMVGLTVAIHLGGLLGLLWVLRDRAHRIRAHESRLVPLGVILFVVLGLVAIHSVEIWLYGAAYWAIGAVSDFETALYFSTVTFTTLGYGDVVLDGKWRLFGAIEAGNGLILFGWSTAFLLSVTSRLRLLEHDWLEKTGAD